In the genome of Pelodiscus sinensis isolate JC-2024 chromosome 3, ASM4963464v1, whole genome shotgun sequence, one region contains:
- the LOC142827534 gene encoding uncharacterized protein LOC142827534, producing the protein MGGVSSLLLHLNSASCLPVLRLALLFLAFYAAMRLARPEAPPRRTRRRPRQALKASGCSEEQLEGACQSPGTCCHVPLETLTLARGLRLVEERIQDVARHLEEVLIPPSVSTLAGSSLSSSSWDSSSSVPCGSSCVALREASQRWSLSLCRAGETVSVVGWEGPSRPTPPPPLPRPRVPSRRDRPEQPAGRAQPSAPAFDSSLHHEHLASQPGALTLSTESLAQVAPSRPAGPPPEGHPAEMFVPSRVPRPGRAAWEEPDRPAWEELEHPGRTGRTQQEQDFPAPRKPPRPLLPPAPQPPTPGQPVLGGRDTEQPWDLLPAPPTRGFPAQLPPPPRADSRPRRGQGSQEPCVCPTGPPPPKAPRAVPAPDPSPARRVSTVAAKLQGHVAQKCLEIQRKAFPRLVGESHRSAAFPGEPILAWPPQPPGEPGEGGAAASPARGRAPAPPLSPPGRRMQLATRWGLPPPAPEPPAKPPPPVPARRAGPEPGEMETDLLLATQERGRPDAPWKARGGQPGPGAPALRLEAPGRGGSPPRGAALPAERHQEAAGAPPGQAAGAAEMGAAPEGAGFPGGVHGARPGAERPAVSSARRGRGAGSLAALLEGSVRSPACRGPRREGDGGTGPARGHKAAAGPVVLPEVSGGRERGGTPSPSPSVADPGAKRRLLGLPAPPNAGDGRQRWRGRRPGEPRAL; encoded by the exons GCCCCGCCGAGGAGGACGAGGCGCAGACCCCGACAGGCGCTGAAGG CTTCTGGATGCAGTGAGGAGCAGCTGGAGGGGGCCTGTCAATCCCCAGGGACATG ctgccACGTGCCGCTGGAGACGCTCACCCTGGCTCGCGGCCTCCGGCTTGTGGAGGAGAGGATCCAGGACGTGGCCAGGCACCTGGAGGAAGTGCTGATACC GCCCAGCGTGAGCACGCTCGCCGGGAGCtcgctctcctcttcctcctgggaCTCCAGCTCCTCCGTCCCCTGCGGGTCCAGCTGCGTTGCCCTGCGCGAAGCCTCCCAGCGCTGGTCGCTGTCCCTCTGCCGCGCGGGGGAGACCGTGTCTGTCGTGGGCTGGGAAGGCCCCTCgcgtcccaccccacccccgcctctcCCCAGGCCTCGTGTCCCGAGCCGGCGAGACCGTCCGGAGCAGCCCGCGGGTCGGGCCCAGCCGTCGGCCCCTGCCTTCGACTCCAGCCTCCACCACGAGCACCTGGCGAGCCAGCCGGGAGCGCTCACCCTGTCCACGGAGTCGCTGGCCCAGGTGGCCCCCAGCCGCCCCGCTGGGCCCCCGCCGGAGGGACACCCCGCGGAGATGTTCGTCCCGAGCAGGGTGCCCCGCCCGGGCCGTGCTGCGTGGGAGGAGCCGGACCGTCCTGCGTGGGAGGAGCTGGAGCATCCTGGGCGCACAGGGAGAACCCAGCAAGAGCAGGACTTCCCAGCCCCCCGGAAGCCCCCCAGgcctctcctgcctccagcaccacaaccccccaccccagggcagccagtgctgggggggcgggacacCGAGCAGCCGTGGGACTTACTCCCAGCTCCGCCCACCCGTGGATTTCCAgcacagctccccccgcccccgagagcCGACTCTAGACCCCGACGTGGCCaagggagccaggagccctgtgtcTGCCCCACGGGGCCCCCGCCCCCAAAGGCCcccagggctgtgccagcccctgaccccagcccggCCAGGCGCGTGTCCACGGTGGCGGCCAAGTTGCAGGGCCACGTGGCCCAGAAATGCCTGGAGATCCAAAGAAAGGCGTTTCCGCGGCTGGTGGGCGAGTCGCACAGAAGCGCCGCCTTTCCCGGAGAGCCCATCCTGGCCTGGCCGCCCCAGCCCCCTGGAGAgccgggggagggcggggcggcaGCATCCCCAGCGAGGGGGcgggccccagccccccctctcagcccccccgGAAGGCGAATGCAGCTCGCCACGCGatgggggctgccccccccggccccagagccgccGGCAAAGCCGCCTCCCCCCGTCCCAGCCCGGAGAGCTGGCCCGGAGCCCGGAGAGATGGAGACCGATCTCCTGCTGGCCACGCAGGAGCGGGGGAGGCCCGACGCCCCGTGGAAGgcccggggggggcagccgggccccggggcccccgccctgcgcctGGAGGCCCCGGGTCGAGGTGGTTCTCCGCCGCGGGGAGCTGCGCTTCCTGCGGAGAGACACCAGGAAGCGGCTGGAGCTCCACCTGGTCAAGCTGCAGGTGCAGCAGAGATGGGGGCTGCCCCGGAGGGTGCAGGATTCCCGGGGGGAGTTCACGGCGCCCGTCCCGGGGCAGAGCGGCCGGCTGTCTCCTCCGCACGGCGGGGGCGTGGCGCCGGATCTCTCGCCGCCCTCCTGGAAGGCTCAGTCCGGTCACCGGCCTGCCGGGGCCCCCGCcgagagggggatggaggcaccgGCCCTGCCCGCGGACACAAGGCGGCAGCTGGCCCGGTTGTACTCCCGGAAGTATCCGGGGGCCGCGAgagggggggaacccccagcccaTCGCCCAGCGTGGCAGACCCAGGGGCAAAGCGCCGGCTCCTCGGGCTCCCGGCGCCCCCCAACGCCGGGGACGGGCGGCAGCGATGGCGCGGCAGGCGGCCGGGCGAGCCCCGAGCCCTGTGA